Proteins encoded in a region of the Benincasa hispida cultivar B227 chromosome 2, ASM972705v1, whole genome shotgun sequence genome:
- the LOC120071151 gene encoding protein ACTIVITY OF BC1 COMPLEX KINASE 3, chloroplastic codes for MSIVVGQYSLWRSGDAISRLNGSYHGTTVVKPKLARSKQPLAALIEARPRAVPAINNDSSLQTQLVLAVDRTDDLQAEARAMARATNAPIYNPELLANTYGSRPIEVLRRALQILVALSSFGVKLWLDKNSGQLDQNKRRRAAELRGIFTRLGPTFVKLGQGLSTRPDICPPEYLEELSQLQDDLPTFPDAEAFLCIEKELALSLDSIFSSLSPSPVAAASLGQVYKAKLKQSGKVVAIKVQRPNIEEAIGLDFYLIRSLGFLINKYVDIISSDVVALIDEFARRVYQELNYVQEGQNARKFKKLYADKEDVLVPDIFWDYTSGKVLTMEWVDGVKLNEQEAIERQGLKVLDLVNTGIQCSLRQLLEYGYFHADPHPGNLLATPEGKLAFLDFGMMSETPEEARCAIIGHVVHMVNRDYEAMARDYYALDFLSPDTDVSPIVPVLRNFFDDTLNATVSELNFKTIVDGLGAVFYQYPFNVPAYYALILRSLTVLEGLALYADPNFKVLAASYPYFAKRLLTDPNPYLRDALIELLFKDGKFRWSRLENLLLQGRKDRDFSVKDALQPVLKLLLGPDGEGLRVLAIKEAIRVTEAFVLGTVNDTFNSIPDFMRILLFRDNSSRALGMSNEEQESIVELRDQVLRIWRLLQSSENFDPTLLQPIVQVLQQPEARSFGGRIFSGITQRLAARMLQQVLRASTTVSASTV; via the exons ATGAGTATTGTAGTTGGTCAATATTCGTTATGGCGGTCGGGTGACGCGATTTCAAGGTTAAATGGCTCTTACCATGGAACTACCGTTGTTAAGCCAAAGTTAGCTCGATCAAAACAGCCTCTTGCAGCTCTAATTGAGGCGAGACCCAGGGCTGTGCCTGCTATTAACAACGATAGCTCCCTGCAGACCCAGCTGGTTTTGGCTGTGGATCGAACTGATGATTTGCAGGCTGAGGCCAGAGCAATGGCTCGTGCTACAAACGCTCCCATCTACAACCCGGAACTTCTTGCTAATACGTACGGTTCTCGCCCAattgag GTATTGCGGAGGGCTCTGCAAATTCTGGTTGCGCTTAGTTCATTTGGAGTCAAATTATGGTTAGACAAAAACAGTGGCCAACTCGATCAAAATAAAAGGCGGCGAGCTGCTGAGCTGCGTGGAATTTTTACCCGATTAGGTCCTACTTTCGTGAAATTAGGCCAGGGATTGTCCACCAGGCCAGACATCTGCCCACCTGAATACCTCGAGGAGCTTTCTCAGCTCCAA GATGATCTACCGACCTTCCCAGATGCAGAAGCATTTTTATGCATTGAGAAGGAGCTGGCATTATCGCTTGATTCCATTTTCTCATCATTATCCCCATCTCCCGTTGCAGCTGCCAGCTTGGGTCAAGTGTACAAAGCCAAACTCAAACAATCTGGCAAAGTGGTTGCCATAAAGGTTCAGCGCCCTAACATTGAAGAAGCTATAGGACTAGATTTCTACCTGATAAGAAGCTTAGGATTtctcataaataaatatgttgacaTCATTTCCAGTGATGTTGTTGCTCTTATAGATGAATTTGCACGCAGAGTTTATCAAGAGCTTAACTATGTACAG GAAGGACAGAATGCTAGGAAGTTTAAGAAACTATATGCTGACAAGGAAGATGTCCTTGTCCCAGACATATTTTGGGATTATACGAGTGGTAAAGTTTTGACGATGGAGTGGGTTGATGGTGTGAAATTAAATGAGCAGGAAGCTATTGAGAGACAGGGGCTGAAGGTTTTGGATCTGGTGAATACTGGCATACAGTGCAGTCTCAGACAGCTACTTGAGTATGGATACTTTCATGCGGATCCTCATCCTGGTAATCTGTTGGCGACACCGGAGGGAAAACTTGCCTTTCTAGATTTTGGAATGATGAGTGAGACTCCAGAAGAAGCAAGATGTGCAATTATCGGACATGTTGTTCACATGGTTAATCGGGATTATGAAGCTATGGCTCGTGATTATTATGCCTTAGACTTCTTGTCACCTGATACTGATGTTTCTCCAATTGTGCCAGTTCTGAGGAATTTCTTTGATGACACGCTTAATGCAACTGTGAGTGAACTAAACTTCAAAACAATAGTAGATGGTTTGGGTGCAGTATTTTATCAATATCCATTCAATG TGCCAGCATACTACGCATTAATTTTGAGATCGCTTACTGTACTGGAAGGGTTAGCACTGTATGCTGATCCAAATTTCAAAGTTCTGGCTGCTTCATATCCGTATTTTGCTAAAAGGCTTCTGACAGATCCAAATCCTTATCTGAGAGATGCGCTTATCGAGTTGCTTTTTAAAGATGGGAAATTTAG ATGGAGTAGACTTGAAAACCTGTTGCTTCAGGGAAGAAAAGACAGAGACTTCTCTGTAAAAGATGCCCTACAGCCTGTCCTGAAGCTTTTATTAGGTCCAGATGGCGAGGGTCTACGAGTCTTAGCTATTAAGGAAGCTATTCGTGTGACTGAAGCTTTTGTTTTAGGGACAGTAAATGATACATTTAATTCTATCCCTGATTTTATGAGAATTCTATTATTTAGGGATAATAGTTCTCGAGCTCTCGGTATGAGCAATGAAGAGCAAGAAAGTATTGTAGAGCTTCGAGATCAGGTACTGAGGATATGGAGACTACTTCAATCTTCTGAAAATTTTGATCCTACACTCTTGCAACCCATTGTGCAG GTCCTACAACAGCCTGAGGCTCGCAGTTTTGGTGGCCGCATTTTCAGTGGGATTACTCAGCGTCTTGCAGCACGGATGCTTCAGCAAGTACTTCGGGCTTCAACAACAGTGTCTGCTTCGACTGTATAA